Sequence from the Rhea pennata isolate bPtePen1 unplaced genomic scaffold, bPtePen1.pri scaffold_32, whole genome shotgun sequence genome:
GAACTGGCACCTTGAAGTGTCCCTTGTCTTCAGGGGGAACATTCGTGCCGTGATGGGGAAGGTCCACCAGCTTCGCAGCTGCAGCAACTCTGTGAAGCTTTGCCAGGGAGCTCGAACCTCCCATCTCCATCAGCCACTCAGCAGTCCTCACCCCAGGGAGGCAAGGACCATAGCTGCATCATGTGGGATAACAGCCATTTCCCGGGGCACTTTCAAAGACCCTTCTTTGCTGTCAGAGGTCAGACACTGAGGGCCACTTGGCTCTGCATGCTGGAAAATGTGCAGCACGTGGCACAATTAGCACAGGCCACAATGTGGCCACATGCCACAAGGATCAGAGGAACTGCTCTTGCTAATTTTACTGAAAGCAGGAAACACTGCCTCAGAACACGCAGCATTAAACCTGTGGCAGGCTCCTGCCTCTAAATCTAGTCCTGCAACAAGACAGCAAATTCCTGTGCACTGCAAGCTTTATCCCAGTGGTGGCAACACTGGCCAGTAAATGgcttcagaaataattagatGGCTCCTGGCTTTTCAGAGTCTGTGGAAGAGACGGGTTTCCATCTGCAGAAGAGCAGTGGAATGAGCTTTCCCTGGGAGAGCTGCAAGCACAGAATAGCCCTGTGTGCCCCTCAGCAGACAAGCCCTCTGGAATAGCATGATCCATCCAACTGAGTTAAGCCCTCTGTCCCTGTGGTGCCATGGCCAGAATGGCAGACGACCAGGGGAGGTTGCCTCAGGTTGACTGGGTCTTTGCAAgtgtttctgcctttcttcagaCAGTCTGTCCAATTTCCTGGCTCATCTGTTTCCTGCTGCCCAGAGGAAGGAAGTGCTCCACAGCAAAATTCTGCATAGCTCCTTCAAAGACCCAAGCAGTCCTGCTCGAGCTCTCAACAGTGTGCTCCCTCCAAGTTTTGTGCTAACACCAGAACATGGCACCACGTACCTCAACATCAGCATGTCCCCCTGACCTCTCCTGCAAATCCCATGGCCACAGCTCCAAAGATGCAGCAGCCTCAAGAGAATTTCTCCCAGGCCCTTGAGTGCCACCACAGGTGGGGGATCGGGAAAAGCTTCCAAAGGGCAGCTCCGGACACCTTGCAGCACACCCTgaggcagcacagcacaggataAAACCAGCTGCTCAACTCCACAAAGGCAGTGTTCTCTCCACCTCAAAACCATAGTACAGCTTTGACTTTGTCTCAGCCCTGCTGAAGGTTGTCAGGTTTTGTGTGGAAGGAGGCTGTTGTCAAcagctgagctgatggtgaaaCAGCTGGGGAGGACTCTTCTAGCAGGAGTGCCTTGGAGGAGGGGGTGACTCCAAGAAGAGCGAGGAAGTGGTGGCCTGTGATGTCAAGGAAAATTGCTGGGCCATGTGGGGGGAAAGCAACGTGGGcgagagagcagcaggaatgcagggagctgtagcgtgggctgcacaaggagccagTGGAGAGAGCTGGGgtgaggattagcaggcagagcaagaggGGTGGCCTTGGAGTGTCtctgtgctctggagtgcctgaagaagggcagcctggagagcacagctggagagaggaaacttggtggtgctgcccagctgtgagCAGCCGgacaggctccaaagctgaaagcagaggcttggaggcaagacCTTGGTGTTGGATGTGCCCATGGAGCCTGCCAAAGCTTTGTGATGGGGGTGCCCACAGTGCTCCCCagggcttggtgaggggtgttgccacggtgagcagcagggctttgtgatggtggtggcatggtgcctccaaggccatGGTGGTGGGGcggtctgcatggggactgtgtccctgctgggagcagagcccctggggtcctcccttTGAGGAGAGCTGttccctgaggaggcagcagctgaccttggggccagagcagcaggtccccagcagaagatcctgcagagggacgaggagcggcagcaaacggctgctgccaggctgcacacgcactgccaggcatgCCGGAAcgcaggggcgaggtgagccatggggctggaggcaggggcaggcagcaggcatgggagctgcccggaaAGCAGCcggctggtttggcaaaggagctgggggaaagaggcaggcaggagctgctgcggacaggtgggaatttcttgccggtcctcgggaTTTTCCCTGCCACAAAGCACACCGACcagcatgctccaaggcccccatggagcccgtgagctctgcgcctagggcagaaagcagctgtgggcccagctcagccaggcggcgtgcagccagagcttcccttgtacacagccctcagcttgcctgctcttcagcagcctcttgTTCCAACACAACGACCTCCACCCTGTGGGTCCTCCTGTCCACAAGTGgtccagaagcagctgcccgCAGCAGTGCAGTacagccagagcccagcttgctcccaccgaaggcacaggctgccttgaCTGCCTGATGTACAAGGCTCCTGGGCACACATCCTCACAAAGGTGCACAGCTGAGCCATGACGctggccttgaaagcctctgtctgactgcctggagctgctgagaagccagtgggaagtgctggcaaagtCCAGTAggtttctgcctgccagcaggctgactgcatgctcagCATGGCAACCTGCAAGGATATGCCTGGGGGTGtccaaggcagctgccttttCCGTGGGTCTGCACGGTAACTGCACACTGGCCTTGCTGGTCATACCAGAGCCAGCTGGACCAGTATCATTGCTCCTGACaactcctcccccctccctcaaTCTGTTACAGTGGGGGATGGACAGAGAAGTGACAgggcatttcacagaatcacacagaagcacagaatggctgcggttggaagggacctctggagatatctagtccaacctccctgctaaAGCAGAGTCACCTGttgcatgttagacaggatcatgttGAGGCAGAtattgaatatctccagagacagagactccacgacctctctgggcaacctgttccagagctCTGCCAATCCTGCAGTAGAGAAGTTCTTCTTTATCTGTGGGGGCAGAATTTCACACTGCTCAGGGCATGTTCGGGGGTGTCATTAGACCCAGCCCACTCCCTCTCCTGAGAATGAAGAGCCCTGATTTGatgctttcctttggttgaCTGCACTTGTTTGTGAGAGTCTCTACTTACTGTACCTCCCAGGCACACACTGTCCCTGGAGATGTCCTGTGCTCTCTGGGTGGCTCCAAACCCCCTTCAGAAAAATGGGCATCTTTGATCAGCCCTCCAATATGTGGCACAGTCCCCAGAAGAGACCTCTTTGACCACTCATCCTCTCGAGGGACACTGGGCACCCACAAGTGACAGATGAATACAGCCCTCTTTCCCTCACATGTCACTCAAAAGAGTTCATGCCCCTTTATCCACAGAAAACCCAAGCACAACAACAGGATCCTTTTGGGTGCATTTCCCTGAGCACATTCTTGGCTCCAACTTGGGAGGAAGAGCCCAACCTTCAGGCACAGAGATCCCCTCTTATTACAGAATTGCTACTTGGGAGATCAAGTCTGACACAGAGATAGGCAGATATGCAGAAGGCTTCTGGGTCAGAGAGATGGGATTTGTGCTCCAGCAGAAGTGGAAtgaattcagatatttttgcaCAAATAGGACTATCACAGACAGAACTCCCAGAGCACAAAGTTTCTTGAGATAAACTGTAAATTGCTTGTGAGGAGATATGGGCAGCTCATTGCTGCTGAGCTTGCACCAGCTCACTGCctcctggagctccttgttcctcatgctgtagagGAGCGAGTTGAgtgttggaggcaccactgagtacagaacagtcaccaccagatccagagatggggaggagatggtggggggcttcaggtaggcaaatgCTGTAGtgctgacaaacagggagacaacagccaggtgagggaggcacatggaaaaggctttgtgccggccctgctcagagaggatcctcagcacagccctgaagatctgcacgtaggacagcacaatgaaaatgaaacacccaaAGACTAAAAAGACACTAACCACAATAAgcccaacttccctgaggtaaGAATCTgcgcaggagagcttgaggatctgggggatttcacagaagaactggtccacagcattgccttggcagaggggtagtgaaaatgtatttccagtgtgcaggagagaaTAGATAAagccactggcccaggcagctgctgccattctgacacaagctctgctgcccatgattgtgccatagtgcaggggtttgcagatggcaacaaaacggtcataggccatgacagtgaggagaaAATGTTCTGCTGAAAGCAAGAAGACAACCAGAAagacctgggcagcacatccagagtaggaaatggccctggtgttccagagggaattggccatggatttggggacagtggtggagatggagccaaggtcgaggatggagaggttgaggaggaagaaatacatggGAGTGTTGAGATGGTGGTCACATGCtacagctgtgatgatgaggccattgcccaggaaggcagccaggtagatgcccaggaagagagagaagtgcaagagctgcagctcctgtgtGTCcgcaaatgccaggaggaggaactcatcgaaggagctgctgttggacatttgctgGTTTGGGGCATGGGGCAACTGTCAGAGGGTAAAAGACAGTGACCACTGATTGTCcctgagaaacaaaactttcattttttttcataggaaTACTACACCCTCACCCATCCTGCCAACAGTATAGACAAATTTCTTTTGTCCTTCTCAGGAAGATCTTTGTTCAGCTcctcagctccagctccagctgagtGTGCTCGGAGGACCACAGGCCTGTCCTGCTTTACACCAGGTGGTAGATGGGGCTGGTTTGTGATAtctctgattttcagaattGGTGTTTGAGTGCCCACCTGTAATGAAAAAGATCTGTTAATATCCTCACACACAGTTCTAAGGAGTTCATGTTGCAGCAGAGAggtttagtgtttttttttttttttttttttcttatttgtttgcagatttttagATTCTTCCATCACATCTGGTGAGTGGTCTTTTTAGGGATAGatgtttttcttgctgcaagGATGAACATTAGAAGACGAGAGAGGAAAACGGGCTGTCTGCTGCTTAGTGCAGGGTCAGGAGTGCTGTTAAGTCCACCTGCCTTGCTCTCAGCTGCCCTGTTCTCCACTTGTGCTACCCAAAGGATTATTTCACCCACAAGTTACTCTATAAAAAGACATTGCACTCCGATGAGATCAGGGGAGGCTGGTTTCAAAGCACAGATCTAACTCTGCTCTCTTTCGCAGCCCGAGGTGGAGATGTGATGGAGAGAACAGAACGTTGCTCCTGACATGCCTGATTCGACCAACGACTCTGTGAGCTGACTGCCGAGAGTGGAGGAAACTCTCAACACTTCCATTCTAGCTGAGGAAACACTGGGTTCACTTCAGCTGCACACATACGAAGGTGCTCAGGAGCATTTTCTGGTGTTAGTACCTCCTGAACTACTTGAAAGGGATTCAGCATTGCTAAGATCCAATGGGAGAGCTGTgtccttctggagggcagcttcCAAACCCAGAAGGACACCATAAGGACTCACTCACATGTCCTGAAAAGGAGATCTCGGAAAGGGAGACTCCATTCATTCCCCAGACTCTCAAATCACATTTCCCAGCACCCTGGGATGAGAACAGGCCGTGGGCACCTCAGCCCTCTGCAGACACCTCCATGGGAGGACCTCAGGGTGGGTGTCTGAATTTGTAGCTGAACCTCCAGCTGGCAGCCATTacaagagcagaaagggagagcGAGGACCACGGGAGAGTTGCCTGAGTCCAGCCTGCCACAGTGTTTCTGTGGGCACTTTCCTCACATTCCCTGAGCATCTCTCAGCTGCCTGGAGCTGTCTCCACTTGGCGCTCTTTCTTTGTCCCCACGTCTGTCCCCTGTCAGTGCTCCCTGACCCCATGCCACCCACGGGGCATTTGGCTCTGCCCTACAGACTCCTTCTGGCCAAAGGGCCCAGCCCAGGGGCATCTCTGTGTGTGCAAGACCTAAGGAGCAGGGGAGACTAAGCATGATGAGACTGGTGAGGGCTGCAAAGGtgatattgctgctgctggcaggtgaAGAGGTGGCTGAAGGAGCTTTCTGGGGTCCTTGTAGACCTATTGGTCCCTCACAGGAACACTGCAGAACTCTCTTCCAGTCACCTAAGCCCAAACCATCCTTTCCAGTTTGTGCCCTGccaaagatataaaataaaatcagagcCTCAGGAGAGtgccttccctttcaggcaAGCCTGCCATGCATGTTAGAAACCAGGAGAGTGATCCGTAAAAAGCCTCCCAGGCACGGGATGGGCTGGGTTCAGAAGACCCCTCCAGGAATCTTAGTGGTGttgtcctgcagccagagacttaccgtgtcaaaggctgtgaagattttCCCACAGTgagctctcctctggcctccCATTCCACACCGCCTTTCACTTCTCATCTCATGTCCACATTCAGTGCCTACAGCCtagagccctgctgctcttggcagaggagctgctcctggactCTGCTGTCTCTCAGTAATGCTTCCAGGTTGCCATGGGCTCCCTCTGTCCCaggagcccggccccgctcagGAGCAGGGGGCAGCTGAAGACAggaatttctctgtgccttgtgctccattctcttgGGAAATCGTCCCTGAAGTAGACTGAAATAATCACCGACGGTCCCTCTCTAAGCCCTGAAGGAAGACTGACTCCAGcattacaatttatttcatcagagaaTGGTTATCTGCAAGAGATGGAAATCTCCTGCTCTGGAAGCCCCTGTTCCATCTCTCAACTAGGCAGGACACCTGGaaaggggcaggaagggagctcATTTAGCCATGGTTCAGGTATTGGTTCTGATGAGTCTTTCAGGGCATCGCATGTCTGTTTAGAAGCCCCTGAGCTGCAGTGGGACTCAGATCCCTCCCATGACCTccacaggcacagagaaggTGGGATTCCCCTTGCCCGAGCAGAAGTGTGCACAACAGAGATGTTTGCCTGTGAACTCCTTGTCTGAACTGCCGTTACAATCACTGGAGATGGCGGGTGGGAGTCAGTCCCTCACCCACAAACCTCTGGTGTTAATTAAAGAGACAGAGTTAAAGAGACAGCTAAGAGTTAAGGAGACAGTTCAAGTATCTGTTTGCTCTGATGGAGCAACTACGAGAATCACATCCTTCTGGAACATCAGGTGGGGGCCGGGTGGGGAATTTCCTTGGCCTTGACACTAGATGTCTAACACTGCTGGAGCCCCACTCACTGcgaagctgagacacaagccGATCCCTACAGTGCAAAATCCTGATGTGATTCAGTGCAGACCCTTGATTTAATGACATAAAATAGGCTGGCAGGTCCATACCAGATGCCTGGGTTGTCCAGTAACACTGTGTATTTCTCGCAGATACAGCGTGGCACCTACAGGAAAATCATGGCTCTTGGGCACGTGTGCTGGGcaagtgccccagggcatcttGGGCTTCCTACCTGTGCCCAAACAAATGAATCCTACCTCTGCCTTTAGGCACAGTCGGTATCGTCCACATCCAAGCATGCTGTATaaatgggaggcacatcacaccgGGTGTCCACTCCAGTCTTGGCACTCTCACACCCTTCTAGCTCTCCTGTCCCTGAGCCTCTTCTCACCTGCCAGGATGATATGAACAGGGACTGAGCTAACGATGTCCACAAAGTGGCTGGATCATGGGCTTTCCAGGGCCTGGGAATTGCTCAGTAGCACCTTGTGCTTCCTGGAGATCAGTTCACCTCTGACACAGGTCCCACGATGCTGCAGAGTCAGCTCGGGCAGCAAACCCATTCCTGAACAGCCCAGCTGTGTTTCTCCCTGGCCTCGGGCACTGCGGGGTTTGCTCTCTTAGTGGGAACATCCTTTCACCTTAACATTGCCACCTGCTTTGTATGCCAGCATGTCCCTGCTCTGAAGTGAGACCATCACGTACACTGTGTCCTTGGCCCTTGATAACAGGTTTCACCATCACAAGTCTGACTGAAACATTGCTATTATGACTAAGGTGTGGTGAGATCACTCACATGACTGAAAGGAACCAATTGTAGGGTAGAAGGTCTTCAGGAAAGAACAAGGGAGAAGATGAGGAAGGGGGATGTCCTTTGTGTGAAGGGGCAGTTCACATGTGTggagctcttccatgggagagaCAAGTGTTTGGGTAAGCACCAGAGTCAGGGTGACATTGTGATGGGAGCTAGACCACCTAATCAGGGTGACGAAGTCAATGTAATGTGAACAATTCTGTGGATCACAGGCCCCATTGATCTTGTGGGACAGGGAGGGGGATGGACTTCAATCTCACAGACATTCCCTGGAAAGTTGAACAGCAGAATGGAGGCAGGCTGGGAGGTTTCTGGAGGGCACCAGGGACAGCTTCTTTGCACAGTTGCACAGTGGGCCGGTACTCGTACTTCCCTCTGTCTGCAATTCCAACAGGGAGGAACTGATCAAGGATGGGACAGTCAGTGTCATACTTTCCTAGAGTGACcatgaaaaagcagagttctATGTCCTGAGCAGAATGAGGAAGGATAGCTGCAGAGCTCAGACCCCAGacttcagagaagcagacttGGGCCTGCTCAGAGGACTGGTGGGGGGccaggagctcaggaaagccagCAGGTCTGTAAGGACAGCACCTGCCAAGCACAAGAATGGGCCATAGCGATATTCAGTAAAACTACTAGAAATCTTGGGAGACTGGCTTCACTATGCTGGGAAATCAGGACTGAGCTCAGAGCAAAAAGGCCACACATAAGAattggaaggagggagaagctaaaaaaaaagaagaaatcagaaaaattgtcCAGCAAAGCAGGGATGGTCTTAGGGAAGCCGAAGTTCTGCTAGGATTGGACTTGCAAGGTGCATCAATGGCACGAAGAAGAGCTGCTACCTCTTCAGTTAcagcaaaagagggaaaaggaaaatgtgggctcaCTGCTGGTTCGGGCAAGGAATCTAGTAACAGAAGATGCAGGTAGGTCTGAGGAGCTTTGTGCCTTCTTGGCCCCACTCTCCACCAACAAGGTCTCCTGGGCTGTTTTGCCTGGAGTCAGgacttcagagggaaaaaagagccACAGGTGGAAGAGGGTATTATTGGCAAGAACTCAACCCCTACAAGTCTCTGGAGCTGGATGGGCTGCATCAGAGGACACTGAGAGGGCTGGCCAATATCATAACAAGGCCAGTTGTTATCCTCTTTGGAAGGCTGTGGAGATCAAGGGAGGTCCCAACGACTAGAAGAAGGAATATGCTGTGCCCATCTTCCAAAAAGGCCACGAGGACAActtggggagctgcaggccctTCAGTCTCATTTTGGTGAAGAGTGTTTCATGGAGTGAGTCCTCTTGCATCACATTCCTGGGCatgtgaaggaggaggaggaggaagaggtaatggatttactgaaattaaatcattcctgagcagcctggttGCTTTCATGATAAAAGTTCTGTACttgtggaggagaggagaggagaggagtggATGTTATCTGCTGTGATTTAACTAGGTGTCTGATGGTATCTCACACTATTTTCTTGCATACAAGTAAGGCATTACACTCCACTGGGTAGGCAGCCGGATGGGTAAAAAGCTGGCTGGATGATCAAGCTCAGAGGGCTTTTGTGAATGGGTTTGGCTTTACCTGGAAGCCAGTGATGAGTGAAGTATGCAAGTGTCCATACTGGGACTTGTCCTGTTTAAcaacttcatcagtgacctCGAGGACACAACTCTCATCACATTTGCAGATGGCACCTAATCAGGAAAACGGTCATAAGGCTGAGGGCTGCCATCCAGGTGGACCTCAGCAGGGGAGAGGAATGGGCTGCCAGGAACATTGTGTTGACTGTGGAATGGAAGCTATGGCCATGCACAACAACATCATTTGATGTCATTCATTCTAAAAGAGACATGGATGCACATTGAAACCAGGTCCAAGAATCCTTTCCCAGGATGCATTTCTCTGTGTGTCTGATCAGATGATCAACACTCAGGCAGTTCTGgtcctcccccaccccaaacacGCACACGTGAGCCAATAAAGCCCAGATGATTAAAGAAGTGAAAAGGTGCCTGTGTGCGTCTTTCTCCAGGGGACGTGGTGCTACCAGACAGAGCCGACAGGCCCAGGGAAGGAGCTGCCAACTTCTCCAGAGCACGTGATCCTGAAAGGTCCAGGAGAGACCTTTGCCCGTACCctggctctccagctgcaggctaCACAAACCCATaagagtgttttttgtttgttttacctaaAAGGATGGACAACACATTTCCTTGATTTTGAGTCCCTTAAGGAATACTTTTAAATCAACATGACTAAGAGTCTTGTTGGATCTTTCTGGTGGAGGCTCAGTCCTTCCATTTGACCAGTAATAACAACGCACTTTACTGGAACTCTAGTACTGAGTTTCAGCTTTGTAGTTACTTCTTCCATGTACTGATATAACCTTCCCTCcatgaagaaatgtttctctACCGTCTTCTATCCCAGCCCTCATTCCTAAAACAGTCAAGGCTGTTTACAGGGACTCAGCAACTTGAATCCAAAGGACACAGACATTTACCTGTTGCAGGTAAGAAAAGTTTACTCTTGTCTAGTAGGCATTTGATGAGGCAGTTCATCCACAGAACCCTGAACGTAATTACTCATCTTAATATATTGCACCCTCATTTAAAACGTGGTTAATGCCATCTGAAAGACAAGAGTTGTTTGCTAACTTCCCTGCATAGTCCATGTTGAAGGTACTTGCACTAGTACAGCCTCCGAATATGAGCTGAAAAACATTCCCTTGCATTTTGGGATTTAATGGGAACACACTATATTCTTGTCTTGACCTTaccacacagcacagcagagtgAACGAGTGTCTACAAAGCTTTCCCAAATATCCTGATTTGGCTGAGTATATCTCTCCTGTGGTGAAAATACCTATTATTCTAAGAATAAATAGAGATGATGATCAGGAATGCCTTCTGCAGTGCAGAGATACCCGAACAACACATATactgtacatatgtatatacaaatgtgtgtgtgcatgtgtatacatatatatatatatatatatacacacacacacacgcatatatgtgtgtgtatatgtatttccTGACAGAACACTTGTGTAGAGTAACAGAGAGTCCCCACACAAGTGCAGGAACTGTGTTTTTGTAGCTCTGCGCTGTGCGTGGTTCATTCCTGCCAGCTGATCAGTGTTTCTATGTGCAACGGCAGCCTCTTTCTTTCAGGATCCAGAAAGTCCCAGAGAAGCCAGCCAAACCCCTACTTGCATGAACTCAGTGATGGGTCTATGCAGTGGACTCCTGGCACCCTCCTAGAtccacagcagcaggagcccagAACAAGCCCCTCTGTCCAGCACAGCCTGGCGGTGGCTCAGGCCTCCCTGGagagccccagcccagcagggaACGGCCCTGCAAGGCCACCGCATTTCTGGCCTGTCGTCTCCAGGGACAGGAGTGTCCTCCCAAGCCATTTcacagccctggggctgctgctcagctgctcggGCTGCAGTGgcctcacagctgctctgctgatgctgttcctgctgctggcctctcCGGTGCTCGGGCAGAAGTGACCTCGCAGCCTACACCGAGGCCATGAACCTGCTcctggcccagcagcagcagagacacaACAAGAACATCCATGAACCAGGAGGCTGCTGGTGGCACAGAACCTCCAGAGCaggaagtgacctcacaatcgGCAGCATGGCCGTGTCCCCTCTtttggcctatcaggcactcaGGCAGCCGTGACCTCACAACCTGCATCCAAGCGTTAGGCCTGTTCCTGTCCACTCAGCAGCAGAGACTGCGGTGACATCACAAGGACCTCCCTGAAAAGGATCCTCCTTCTGGCCTATCAGCTCCAGAGAAACATGTGACCTCCAATGAGAACCAGACTCTGATAGGTGTTGGCCTATCAGGTGCGCAGGCAGCAGTGACGTTGCAAGCACAAACTCCAGTCACATCCCTGGCCTGGTCTGGCTTCTCCTCACACAGAAGTGACCATGTCATTGACCCCCAGGGACGTGGGGAAGGTTTTTTCCCGGGATTTCCTTGCTTCTGCAGTGGCTTCTCAGAGCTGGGGGAGGGCCCAGGAGGTAGCAGGGCCTTGGCCCCAGCCATGTGTCAGCACCTTCCCCTCGTGAGCCGTGGGGCCGGTCCTTCCTCCTGCCAGACCTTTGACCAGTCAACTGGTCTCGAAGAGGGTGACAAGAGCCTGAGGTCTCCTTGACCATCCTGAGGACATGCTCCTCAGGGACTCCCCAAAGCACTGCTGGCCCCCAAGCACCTGGCCCAGGAAGTGTGTGCAGGGGCAGTGTCACAGCCACAGCCACTGCAGTGCCATGAGGATCCTGCCCAGCCTGttcttccagcacttcctcaaACAACAGGCTTGGGAGGTCCAGGAAGGGCCACGTCCCACGTGTGCCCATCCAGGTGGCTGAGGGAGCACCTTGGGGACTTGGTTTCCTTCAACACAAGGACATTCTGGGTGCAGCAGTTGGGCTGGCATTCGCTGGTGCCTTCCCCATGACTTCTGGAGTCGAGACCGctccccagtgctgaggagctaaaaaggaaaatttggtGCACAGAGAAAAGTAGGGAAATACTGCAGGTCTCACTGAGGCCAGATGTTACGGGATCTGCTTCTGAGGGTGTTTCAGTGGTGGCTGTGGTGTCACTCAGGTCCCTTGTGAGCCACGCATTGGAGGCATCTTGTAGCCTTCAGCCACCCAGGATTTTAAGGTCTCAGAcggaaatctttctttcaacaCCCAGAAACTCCCCCTTGTCTGTAAGGGATCCCTCAAATCCTGCTGCCTTCCATCTCTGAAGGAGTGTCAGGAGAAGACTCTCCTTCCCCCAGGTTCTTCTGGCCATGGAAGAAATGGCTTTACCAGAGAGGGAGCAAATCCACCCCTATTTGCAGATGTTTACTGGAGGGACTCCTGGCCTGAATCCCCCCTCTTTTGATTcgtttctcctttcttccttcacctctCCCACAGAGATTTATCTCACTGTGTGGGATGTGCCATGAGCCCATGGCATGAGCAGAGGGAGCCACGTCCACCCCCATGGCTCAGGGCTGGGATCCTTGGCAGCTCCGGAGGGTCCCTGTCCCTTGGTTTCTCCAGGCCTTTGCTGTGAGGTCTCGTGCACACgtttgctttctcagtgctCTCCCCTGGCTGCCAGATTATCACCGTGGCATTTCCCTGCACTCAGCGCTTTCTCCACAGTC
This genomic interval carries:
- the LOC134154500 gene encoding olfactory receptor 14C36-like yields the protein MKTAFLPVAKWLELGAICKCDESCVLEVTDEVVKQDKSQYGHLHTSLITGFQVGTQTPILKIRDITNQPHLPPGVKQDRPVVLRAHSAGAGAEELNKDLPEKDKRNLSILLAGWDLGSISTTVPKSMANSLWNTRAISYSGCAAQVFLVVFLLSAEHFLLTVMAYDRFVAICKPLHYGTIMGSRACVRMAAAAWASGFIYSLLHTGNTFSLPLCQGNAVDQFFCEIPQILKLSCADSYLREVGLIVVSVFLVFGCFIFIVLSYVQIFRAVLRILSEQGRHKAFSMCLPHLAVVSLFVSTTAFAYLKPPTISSPSLDLVVTVLYSVVPPTLNSLLYSMRNKELQEAKHKYPLCDPEAFCKGKGTAREGVSLSPGSPSHKEQ